One genomic window of Bacillus mycoides includes the following:
- the nheB gene encoding non-hemolytic enterotoxin NHE subunit B has translation MTKKPYKVMALSALMAVFVAGNIMPAHTYAAESTVKQAPVHAVAKAYNDYEEYSLGPEGLKDAMERTGSNALVMDLYALTIIKQGNVNFGNVSSVDAALKGKVIQHQDTARGNAKQWLDVMKPQLISTNQNIINYNTKFQNYYDTLVAAVDTKDKATLTKGLTRLSSSINENKAQVDQLVEDLKKFRNKMTTDTQNFKGDANQITSILASQDAGIPLLQNQITTYNEAISKYNAIIIGSSVATALGPIAIIGGAVVIATGAGTPLGIALIAGGAAAVGGGTAGIVLAKKELDNAQAEIQKITGQVTTAQLEVAGLTNIKTQTEYLTNTIDTAITALQNISNQWYTMGSKYNSLLQNVDSISPNDLVFIKEDLNIAKDSWKNIKDYAEKIYAEDIKVVDTKKA, from the coding sequence ATGACAAAAAAACCTTATAAAGTAATGGCTCTATCAGCACTTATGGCAGTATTTGTAGCAGGGAATATTATGCCGGCCCATACTTATGCAGCTGAAAGTACAGTGAAACAAGCTCCAGTTCATGCGGTAGCAAAAGCTTATAATGACTATGAAGAATATTCATTAGGACCAGAAGGCCTGAAAGATGCAATGGAAAGAACAGGTTCAAACGCTTTAGTAATGGATCTGTACGCTTTAACAATTATTAAACAAGGTAATGTTAACTTTGGTAATGTATCGTCAGTTGATGCAGCTTTAAAAGGAAAAGTGATTCAGCATCAAGATACAGCTAGAGGAAATGCGAAACAATGGTTAGATGTAATGAAGCCACAGCTTATTTCAACGAATCAAAATATCATTAACTACAATACGAAGTTCCAAAACTATTATGATACTTTAGTTGCTGCGGTAGATACAAAGGATAAAGCAACTCTTACGAAAGGTCTAACTAGATTATCAAGTAGTATTAATGAAAATAAAGCGCAAGTAGATCAGTTAGTAGAAGACTTGAAGAAATTCCGAAATAAAATGACTACAGATACCCAAAATTTCAAGGGAGATGCAAATCAAATTACATCTATCTTAGCTAGTCAAGATGCTGGAATTCCGCTGCTGCAAAATCAAATTACAACGTATAATGAAGCAATTAGTAAATATAATGCAATTATTATCGGCTCATCTGTTGCGACAGCTTTAGGACCAATTGCAATTATAGGTGGTGCAGTTGTTATTGCTACGGGAGCAGGAACGCCGCTAGGAATCGCACTAATTGCAGGTGGTGCAGCAGCTGTAGGTGGTGGAACAGCTGGAATCGTATTAGCGAAGAAAGAGCTTGATAATGCACAAGCTGAAATTCAAAAAATAACTGGACAAGTCACAACTGCCCAATTAGAAGTGGCGGGGTTAACAAATATTAAAACACAAACTGAGTATTTAACAAATACAATTGATACAGCAATTACAGCGTTGCAAAACATTTCAAATCAATGGTATACAATGGGATCAAAATACAATTCTTTACTTCAAAATGTAGATTCTATTAGTCCAAACGATCTTGTTTTCATTAAAGAAGATTTAAACATTGCGAAAGATAGCTGGAAAAACATTAAAGACTATGCAGAAAAGATTTATGCTGAGGATATTAAAGTAGTAGATACGAAAAAAGCATAA
- the nheC gene encoding non-hemolytic enterotoxin subunit C, with protein MRNNFYKKCLLTIMIAGVATSNAFPLHPLAAEQNVKTLQENAKNYSLGPAGFQDVMAQTTSSIFAMDSYAKLIQNQQETDLSKISSINGEFKGNMVQHQRDAKINAAYWLNNMKPQIMKTDQNIIDYNNTFQTYYNDMLVAIDQKDSGKLKADLEKLYADILKNQNEVDVLLGDLKAFRDRMAKDTNSFKEDTNQLTSILASTNAGIPALEQQINTYNDSIKKSNDMVIAGGVLCVALITCLAGGPMIAIAKKDIANAEREIANLKDRISGAQAEVAILTDVKNKTTNMTETIDAAITALQNISNQWYTVGAKYNNLLQNVKGISPEEFTFIKEDLNTAKDSWKGVKDYTEKLHEGVTK; from the coding sequence ATGCGTAATAATTTCTATAAAAAATGTCTTTTAACGATAATGATTGCTGGAGTCGCAACGAGTAATGCGTTTCCTTTACATCCTCTTGCAGCAGAACAAAACGTAAAAACATTACAAGAAAATGCAAAAAATTATTCTCTCGGACCAGCAGGGTTCCAAGATGTAATGGCGCAAACGACATCGAGCATATTCGCAATGGATTCATATGCAAAATTAATTCAAAATCAGCAAGAGACTGATTTGAGTAAAATAAGTTCAATTAATGGTGAGTTTAAAGGGAATATGGTTCAGCATCAAAGAGATGCAAAAATTAACGCGGCTTATTGGTTAAATAATATGAAACCTCAAATTATGAAAACGGATCAAAATATTATTGATTATAATAATACTTTTCAAACGTACTATAATGACATGCTAGTAGCGATTGATCAAAAGGATAGCGGTAAACTAAAAGCGGATTTAGAAAAGTTGTATGCGGATATTTTAAAGAATCAAAATGAGGTAGATGTATTATTAGGAGATTTAAAAGCTTTTCGCGATAGAATGGCGAAAGATACAAATAGTTTTAAAGAGGATACAAATCAATTAACCTCGATTTTGGCGAGTACGAATGCTGGTATTCCAGCTCTAGAGCAACAAATAAATACATATAATGATTCAATCAAAAAGAGTAATGATATGGTCATTGCTGGTGGTGTACTTTGCGTAGCGCTAATAACATGTCTTGCTGGCGGGCCGATGATTGCGATTGCGAAAAAAGATATTGCAAATGCCGAAAGAGAAATAGCCAATTTAAAGGATAGAATTTCAGGAGCGCAAGCAGAAGTGGCAATTTTAACAGATGTGAAAAATAAAACAACAAATATGACAGAGACGATTGATGCAGCAATTACTGCACTGCAAAATATATCAAATCAATGGTATACGGTAGGTGCGAAATATAATAATTTACTACAAAACGTAAAAGGAATCAGTCCAGAAGAATTTACGTTTATAAAAGAAGATTTAAATACAGCGAAAGATAGCTGGAAGGGTGTAAAAGATTATACAGAAAAATTACATGAAGGTGTGACGAAATAA
- a CDS encoding LysE family translocator — MENYLLFILTAILIIIMPGPGFALVTKNTISHGRNGGIRTVLGTVSGMMIHTIMATLGLSAILMKFAMLFTLIKYAGAFYLIYLAVKSIKSAFSKKEDMSGSVEMNSKDIGTIKSFRQGFTTAILNPKTAVFFLSFLPQFIVSNQSHLFQFLLLGLTFTTLTATWYLLYISLIRQLRTFLRKEKVNRTIEGITGTVLLVFGVRLFFQK; from the coding sequence ATGGAAAATTATTTATTATTTATCCTTACAGCAATCCTAATCATAATAATGCCTGGTCCCGGTTTTGCCTTAGTTACAAAAAACACTATCTCGCATGGTAGAAATGGTGGGATAAGGACCGTCTTAGGAACGGTATCTGGAATGATGATTCATACAATAATGGCTACACTAGGACTCTCTGCTATCCTAATGAAATTTGCTATGCTATTTACATTAATAAAATATGCCGGGGCTTTTTATTTAATTTACTTAGCTGTAAAGTCAATTAAAAGTGCCTTTTCTAAAAAAGAAGATATGTCAGGTTCAGTGGAAATGAACTCTAAGGATATTGGAACGATTAAAAGTTTTAGACAAGGATTTACCACGGCAATCTTAAACCCAAAAACTGCTGTGTTTTTCCTAAGTTTTCTACCACAATTTATTGTGAGCAATCAAAGTCATCTCTTCCAATTTCTTTTATTAGGACTCACATTTACGACTTTGACAGCAACATGGTATTTACTTTATATCTCACTAATACGTCAATTAAGAACTTTTTTAAGAAAAGAAAAAGTGAACCGTACAATAGAGGGTATTACTGGCACAGTATTATTAGTATTTGGAGTTAGGTTATTTTTCCAAAAATAA
- a CDS encoding nucleoside hydrolase — protein MKKKVLLFTDLGIDDAFAILYTFFRKDIQLVGIVADYGNVSRENAIRNINYLKYIAGREEIPVFLGASVPLTGILIQYFPEVHGKVGLGPIIPPEISYPVYPLNDIYQIIESNLEDLTIINLGRLSSLATTFVLNLETMRNVRECICMGGAFFYPGNVTAVAEANFYSDPYAANLILQHAKNLTIIPLNVTQHAIVTPEMVQQIDAFHRNTQDLAGLIIKPMLDYYYKFYSKSNPGISGSPMHDFVTVWYLLNQEAVGLSRVPIKVIPDQGEGFGQSIADFRFATNPGYKAHNVAFQLDYERFKKDIMETFLKKRV, from the coding sequence ATGAAAAAAAAGGTTCTCCTGTTTACAGATTTGGGGATTGATGATGCGTTTGCTATACTGTACACCTTTTTTCGTAAAGACATTCAACTTGTAGGAATTGTAGCCGATTATGGAAATGTATCCAGAGAAAATGCAATAAGAAATATTAACTATTTGAAGTACATTGCGGGAAGAGAAGAGATACCCGTATTCCTTGGTGCTTCTGTACCGTTGACAGGTATATTGATTCAGTATTTCCCTGAGGTACATGGAAAAGTCGGATTAGGACCTATCATTCCCCCTGAAATTTCATATCCAGTTTATCCTTTAAATGATATTTATCAAATTATAGAATCAAATTTAGAAGATCTTACAATTATCAATTTAGGAAGACTTTCTTCGCTAGCTACGACTTTTGTGTTGAATTTAGAAACAATGCGAAACGTAAGAGAATGCATTTGCATGGGGGGAGCTTTTTTCTATCCAGGTAACGTAACTGCTGTGGCTGAAGCTAACTTTTACTCAGACCCTTATGCAGCAAACTTAATTCTGCAGCATGCAAAGAACTTGACAATTATTCCTTTAAATGTGACTCAACATGCGATTGTTACACCCGAAATGGTCCAGCAAATTGATGCATTTCATCGGAATACACAGGACCTTGCAGGACTCATCATCAAACCTATGTTAGACTATTATTATAAATTCTACTCCAAGTCTAATCCTGGTATAAGTGGAAGCCCTATGCATGATTTTGTAACAGTGTGGTATTTGCTGAATCAAGAGGCTGTTGGCCTTTCAAGAGTACCCATTAAAGTAATTCCTGATCAAGGAGAAGGATTTGGTCAAAGTATTGCAGACTTTCGTTTTGCTACTAATCCAGGCTATAAAGCGCATAATGTAGCTTTTCAGCTTGATTATGAAAGATTCAAGAAGGATATTATGGAAACGTTTTTAAAGAAGAGAGTGTAA
- a CDS encoding sugar-binding transcriptional regulator — translation MEKDKQQLSVEVARLYYQSDYSQQEIANKLNISRPTISRLLKYAKEKGFVQISIADPFADLDNVGNLLKEKYNLLEAHVVFSPVPEYATITEYISKYAAEYMEKTVKTGDIVGVSWGMTMYEIARKIVPQHVKGVEVVQLKGGISHSSVNTYANETIALFADAFQTTPRNLPLPVIFDNAVTKELVEQDRHIHHIIEMGKQANIAVFTVGTVRDEALLFRLGYFDKDETNILKKQSVGDICSRFFDGDGNISSEEINKRTIGIELEELKLKKRSILVAGGNRKVKAIDGALRGGYANVLIIDQHTAKELLHYQKG, via the coding sequence ATGGAAAAAGATAAACAACAGTTAAGCGTTGAAGTTGCAAGATTATATTATCAATCAGATTATAGTCAGCAAGAAATTGCTAACAAATTAAATATTTCAAGACCGACGATCTCTAGATTATTAAAGTACGCAAAAGAAAAAGGATTTGTTCAAATTAGCATAGCCGATCCGTTTGCTGATTTAGATAACGTTGGGAATTTACTTAAAGAAAAGTACAACCTGTTAGAAGCGCATGTCGTATTTTCTCCAGTACCAGAATATGCAACGATTACGGAGTATATTAGTAAGTATGCTGCTGAGTATATGGAAAAGACAGTGAAAACTGGTGATATCGTTGGTGTAAGCTGGGGAATGACGATGTATGAAATCGCTAGAAAAATCGTGCCGCAACATGTGAAAGGTGTAGAGGTTGTCCAATTAAAAGGTGGCATTAGTCACTCAAGTGTAAATACATATGCGAATGAGACGATTGCTTTATTTGCAGATGCTTTTCAAACGACGCCAAGAAATCTACCCCTTCCAGTTATATTTGATAATGCAGTGACAAAAGAATTAGTGGAGCAAGATAGACATATTCATCACATTATCGAAATGGGAAAACAAGCGAATATTGCAGTTTTCACTGTTGGAACAGTGCGAGACGAAGCGCTATTATTCCGATTAGGATATTTCGATAAGGATGAAACGAACATTTTGAAAAAACAATCGGTCGGTGACATTTGTTCACGTTTCTTTGATGGAGACGGAAATATTAGTAGCGAAGAAATTAATAAGCGTACAATTGGAATTGAGTTAGAGGAACTTAAATTAAAGAAACGTTCTATTTTAGTTGCAGGTGGTAATAGAAAAGTAAAAGCAATTGATGGTGCGTTACGTGGCGGGTATGCAAATGTATTAATTATCGATCAGCATACGGCGAAGGAATTGTTACATTATCAAAAAGGTTAG
- the deoC gene encoding deoxyribose-phosphate aldolase — protein sequence MNIAKLIDHTILKPNSTKEDVMKVIEEAKQYKFASVCINPTWVKLAAEELAGHDVDVCTVIGFPLGASTTETKAFETKDAIAKGATEVDMVINVGALKDGDNEFVEKDIYEVVQAAKGKALVKVIIETCLLTDEEKVRACELSVKAGADFVKTSTGFSTGGATAEDIALMRKTVGPNVGVKASGGVRTREDADKMVEAGASRVGASASVAIVLNDAKGATDNY from the coding sequence ATGAACATTGCAAAGTTAATTGACCATACAATTTTAAAACCAAATTCTACTAAAGAAGATGTTATGAAAGTAATCGAAGAGGCAAAGCAATACAAATTTGCTTCAGTTTGTATTAATCCTACATGGGTAAAGCTAGCTGCTGAAGAATTAGCTGGACATGATGTAGACGTTTGTACTGTAATCGGTTTCCCATTAGGAGCAAGCACTACTGAAACAAAAGCATTCGAAACAAAAGATGCTATCGCAAAAGGTGCAACTGAAGTTGATATGGTAATCAACGTAGGTGCTTTAAAAGATGGCGACAATGAGTTCGTTGAGAAAGACATTTATGAAGTAGTACAAGCAGCAAAAGGAAAAGCTCTTGTAAAAGTAATCATTGAAACTTGCCTTCTAACAGATGAAGAAAAAGTTCGTGCTTGTGAATTATCAGTAAAAGCTGGTGCTGATTTCGTAAAAACTTCAACTGGATTCTCAACTGGCGGAGCAACTGCAGAAGATATCGCATTAATGCGTAAAACAGTTGGACCAAACGTTGGTGTAAAAGCATCTGGCGGCGTTCGTACACGTGAAGATGCAGACAAAATGGTAGAGGCTGGAGCTTCTCGCGTTGGAGCAAGTGCTAGTGTTGCAATCGTATTAAATGATGCAAAAGGTGCTACAGATAACTACTAA
- a CDS encoding NupC/NupG family nucleoside CNT transporter, translating into MKYLIGVLGLVLILGIAWLASNDRKKVKYRPIITMVILQFILGFLLLNTSVGNILISGIADGFGELLKYAADGVNFVFGGLVNQKEFSFFLSVLMPIVFISALIGILQHIKVLPIIVKSIGLVLSKVNGMGKLESYNAVASAILGQSEVFISVKKQLGLLPEKRMYTLCASAMSTVSMSIVGSYMVLLKPQYVVTALVLNLFGGFIIASIINPYEVTEEEDMLEVQEEEKKTFFEVLGEYIIDGFKVAITVAAMLIGFVALIAFINAVFKGVIGISFQEILGYVFAPFAFIMGVPWHEAVNAGNIMATKLVSNEFVAMTDLAQGNFNFSDRTTAIISVFLVSFANFSSIGIIAGAVKSLNEKQGNVVARFGLKLLFGATLVSFLSATIVGLLF; encoded by the coding sequence ATGAAATACTTAATCGGTGTTTTAGGCCTCGTATTGATTTTAGGTATCGCTTGGCTTGCTAGTAATGATAGAAAGAAAGTCAAATATCGCCCAATCATAACGATGGTTATATTACAATTCATTTTGGGGTTTTTATTATTAAATACAAGTGTAGGGAATATATTAATTAGCGGAATAGCAGATGGTTTTGGAGAATTATTAAAATATGCCGCTGATGGTGTGAATTTCGTATTTGGTGGATTAGTAAATCAAAAAGAGTTTTCGTTCTTTTTAAGTGTATTAATGCCAATCGTATTTATATCAGCTTTAATAGGTATTTTGCAACACATTAAAGTATTACCTATTATTGTGAAATCTATCGGTCTAGTATTAAGTAAAGTAAATGGAATGGGGAAATTAGAATCATATAACGCTGTTGCTTCTGCGATTTTAGGGCAATCTGAGGTGTTTATTTCAGTTAAGAAACAACTAGGATTATTGCCAGAAAAGAGAATGTATACATTATGTGCATCTGCAATGTCTACCGTTTCTATGTCTATCGTTGGATCGTACATGGTGTTATTAAAACCACAATATGTTGTAACCGCTTTAGTACTTAACTTATTTGGTGGTTTTATTATCGCTTCTATTATTAATCCGTATGAGGTTACTGAAGAAGAAGATATGTTAGAAGTACAAGAAGAAGAGAAAAAGACCTTTTTTGAAGTATTAGGGGAATATATTATAGATGGATTTAAAGTTGCGATTACAGTAGCAGCTATGTTAATCGGTTTCGTTGCTCTTATCGCCTTTATTAATGCAGTATTTAAAGGTGTAATCGGTATCTCATTCCAAGAAATTCTTGGATATGTATTTGCACCATTTGCATTTATTATGGGTGTTCCATGGCATGAAGCAGTTAACGCAGGTAATATTATGGCGACAAAACTTGTATCAAATGAATTTGTTGCGATGACAGATTTAGCACAAGGAAACTTTAATTTCTCAGATAGAACGACAGCGATTATATCTGTCTTCTTAGTTTCATTTGCAAACTTCTCTTCAATTGGAATTATCGCTGGGGCAGTTAAGAGCTTAAATGAAAAACAAGGGAATGTAGTCGCAAGATTTGGTTTGAAATTACTTTTCGGTGCAACGTTAGTAAGTTTCTTATCAGCAACAATCGTTGGCTTATTATTTTAA
- a CDS encoding pyrimidine-nucleoside phosphorylase: MRMVDIIAKKRDGKELTTEEINFFIKGYTDGSIPDYQASALAMAIFFKDMTDRERADLTMAMVESGETIDLSAIEGIKVDKHSTGGVGDTTTLVLGPLVAALDVPVAKMSGRGLGHTGGTIDKLEAVEGFHVEITKEQFIDIVNRDKVAVIGQTGNLTPADKKIYALRDVTGTVNSIPLIASSIMSKKIAAGADAIVLDVKTGAGAFMKTEEDAKELAHAMVRIGNNVGRQTMAVISDMSQPLGFAIGNALEVKEAIDTLKGEGPEDLTELVLVLGSQMVVLAKKANTLEEAREMLIEVMKNGKATEKFKEFLSNQGGDSSIVDNPEKMPQAKYVIDVPAKTSGVISNIVADEIGIAAMLLGAGRATKEDEIDLAVGLMLRKKVGDAVKEGEPFVTIYANRENVEDVKAKIYENISISETAVAPKLVHTVITD; this comes from the coding sequence ATGAGAATGGTAGATATTATTGCGAAAAAACGTGATGGAAAAGAATTAACGACTGAAGAAATTAACTTCTTTATTAAAGGGTATACAGATGGAAGTATTCCTGATTATCAAGCGAGTGCACTTGCAATGGCAATCTTCTTTAAAGATATGACAGATCGTGAACGTGCAGACTTAACAATGGCAATGGTTGAATCTGGAGAGACAATCGACTTATCAGCAATTGAGGGCATTAAAGTAGATAAACATTCAACTGGTGGTGTTGGTGATACAACAACATTAGTATTAGGACCATTAGTTGCTGCTTTAGATGTACCAGTAGCAAAAATGTCTGGTCGTGGTTTAGGACATACGGGCGGGACAATTGATAAATTAGAAGCAGTGGAAGGATTCCACGTTGAAATTACGAAAGAGCAATTCATTGATATTGTAAACCGTGATAAAGTGGCTGTTATCGGACAAACAGGAAACTTAACACCTGCTGATAAAAAAATCTATGCACTTCGTGATGTAACAGGAACAGTAAACTCGATTCCTCTAATTGCAAGTTCAATTATGAGTAAAAAAATTGCAGCTGGTGCTGATGCGATCGTACTTGATGTAAAAACAGGTGCTGGTGCATTTATGAAAACAGAAGAAGATGCAAAAGAATTAGCTCATGCAATGGTACGTATCGGAAATAATGTTGGACGTCAAACGATGGCAGTAATTTCAGATATGTCACAACCTCTTGGTTTTGCAATTGGTAACGCTCTAGAAGTGAAGGAAGCAATTGATACTTTAAAAGGTGAAGGTCCAGAAGATTTAACAGAATTAGTACTTGTATTAGGTAGCCAAATGGTTGTACTTGCGAAAAAAGCAAATACATTAGAAGAAGCTCGTGAAATGCTAATTGAAGTTATGAAAAACGGAAAAGCAACTGAGAAATTTAAAGAGTTCTTAAGCAATCAAGGCGGAGACAGCTCGATTGTAGACAATCCAGAAAAAATGCCACAAGCGAAGTATGTAATTGATGTACCAGCTAAAACTTCAGGTGTTATTTCTAACATTGTTGCGGATGAAATTGGTATCGCTGCCATGCTACTAGGTGCAGGTCGTGCAACGAAGGAAGATGAAATTGATTTAGCTGTAGGTTTAATGTTACGTAAAAAAGTCGGCGATGCAGTAAAAGAAGGCGAGCCATTCGTAACGATTTACGCAAATCGTGAAAATGTAGAAGATGTAAAAGCAAAAATTTATGAAAATATTTCTATCTCTGAAACAGCAGTGGCTCCTAAATTGGTTCATACAGTTATTACTGACTAA
- a CDS encoding cytidine deaminase encodes MDKKKYIEEANKMLSKAYIPYSKFPVGAALVTKEGKIYTGCNIENASYGLCNCAERTAIFKAVSEGERDFSYLVITGETDGPISPCGACRQVIAEFCNPKMPVLLTNVKGDEKEVTVEQLLPGAFSIEDLK; translated from the coding sequence ATGGATAAGAAAAAATATATTGAAGAAGCAAATAAGATGTTATCAAAAGCGTATATTCCGTATTCAAAATTTCCTGTTGGTGCAGCGTTAGTTACAAAAGAAGGTAAAATCTATACTGGTTGTAATATAGAAAATGCTTCTTACGGTTTATGTAACTGTGCAGAAAGAACGGCAATCTTTAAAGCAGTATCAGAAGGTGAGCGTGACTTTAGTTACTTAGTCATTACAGGCGAAACGGACGGGCCGATTTCACCATGTGGTGCATGTAGACAAGTTATTGCTGAATTTTGTAATCCGAAAATGCCAGTTTTACTAACGAATGTAAAAGGCGATGAAAAAGAAGTGACTGTAGAGCAGTTATTGCCTGGTGCCTTCTCAATTGAAGATTTAAAATAA
- a CDS encoding DUF2871 domain-containing protein, whose translation MKKLYNAAFIYLIIGLLSGVFAREYTKAQGIKGSTMLQLVHTHVLVLGFVFFLVALALFKVFNVRETKSFRAWFVVYNIGLIFTIATMVFRGILQVNGTDFNGLSHMAGLAHVIISVGLVWFMILLKKSFK comes from the coding sequence ATGAAGAAATTATATAATGCAGCATTCATTTACTTAATTATTGGTTTATTATCAGGTGTATTTGCTAGAGAGTATACAAAAGCGCAAGGAATTAAAGGATCCACTATGTTGCAATTAGTGCATACACACGTATTAGTGCTCGGCTTCGTATTCTTTTTGGTCGCTTTGGCTCTATTTAAAGTATTTAATGTCCGTGAAACAAAAAGTTTTCGTGCATGGTTTGTTGTGTATAACATAGGATTAATTTTTACAATCGCTACAATGGTATTTAGAGGTATTTTACAAGTAAACGGAACAGACTTTAACGGTTTAAGCCATATGGCTGGATTAGCTCATGTCATTATAAGTGTCGGGCTTGTTTGGTTTATGATTTTGCTCAAAAAGTCTTTTAAATAG
- a CDS encoding CcdC family protein, producing the protein MSLALLSSIVAVCMAVGVMFLRFKSAKKPVTKKKIILPPIFMSTGASMYFLPEFRLTSLEIVEAISIGLIFSIFLIKTSKFEIKGEDIYMKPSKAFIFILVGLLAVRVGLKSYLSQSIDLAQLSGMFFLLAFAMIVSWRIAMYRSYTKLEKTIKRAGISI; encoded by the coding sequence ATGAGTTTAGCACTTTTATCAAGTATCGTAGCAGTTTGTATGGCCGTTGGAGTAATGTTTCTTCGATTTAAGTCAGCGAAAAAACCGGTAACGAAAAAGAAAATTATATTACCGCCAATCTTTATGAGTACTGGCGCATCGATGTACTTCTTACCAGAGTTTCGGTTAACATCGTTAGAAATAGTAGAGGCAATTAGTATAGGACTTATTTTCTCTATATTTCTTATTAAAACATCTAAGTTCGAAATAAAAGGTGAAGACATATATATGAAACCGTCAAAAGCGTTCATATTTATTTTAGTTGGATTATTAGCTGTACGAGTAGGACTTAAATCATATTTAAGTCAATCGATTGATTTAGCACAATTAAGCGGGATGTTTTTCTTACTTGCCTTTGCGATGATCGTATCGTGGAGAATTGCTATGTATCGCTCGTATACTAAATTAGAAAAGACAATAAAAAGAGCTGGAATTTCTATATAG
- a CDS encoding DUF896 domain-containing protein: MQNILFRINELAKKERTSGLTVDEKQEQQMLRQNYTKTFRGSLDSILLNTKIVDPNGINVTPVALQDAKERLKFSK; the protein is encoded by the coding sequence ATGCAAAACATTTTATTCCGCATTAACGAATTAGCAAAAAAAGAAAGAACATCTGGATTAACAGTTGATGAAAAACAAGAGCAACAAATGTTGCGTCAAAATTATACAAAAACATTTCGCGGAAGCCTAGATTCCATTTTATTAAACACAAAAATTGTTGATCCAAATGGTATCAATGTTACACCAGTTGCATTACAAGATGCTAAAGAACGTTTGAAATTTAGTAAATGA